gagaacctcaggcagccatagactatgctagacacccctactcagccacaatcccaatacctactaaaacccccaataccacaacacaacacaaaataaccccatgtcacaccctggcctgaccaaataaatatataaacacaaaatactaagaccagggcgtgacagatccTTTGATATCTCTACTACACTCATTGGTTGGTGATACAGTCAACTCCTATACAGTGTATGTAATGGTGGTTTGGTACTGTTGAGAATGTCATCACCAGGCTTAAATTGGAGCATGTAAATATCTTTATCAAGTAAGAAGAATGTATTTGAATTGGAAATGATGAAATGCACCGCAAGCAGAGTGTGAACAAAGTAAAATATACTAACGTCATGTTGACTCTGATGATGTGTGAAACATAACTACTGGTATACAGGATGCTACAATGTCAAGAAATAGAACAACAAGCAAATACAACAATAGATGGATGTGttgccttgagagagagagacacagggagggagagagagagagagagagagagagagagagagagcgagagagagagagagagagagagagagagagagagagagagagagagagagagagagatatgcaggggagagagagagagagatatgcagggagagagagagagagagagggagagagagagagagagagagagagagatgcaggagagaggagagagagagagagagagagagatgagagagagagagagagagagagagagagagagagagagagagagagagagagagagagagagcgagagagagagagagagagagagagagagagagcgagagatatgcagggagagagagagagagagagagagagagagcgagagagtgagagagagagagagagagagagagagagagagagagatatgcagggagagggagaaagagagagagagagatgcagagagagagagagagtgagagagagcgagagagagagtgaaagagagacagagaaagaaagagagacagagagagagagagtatgggcTGCTGtatgtgttacagtatgttgtcatGGTGATGTTAAACCACTTTCTCAGTTGAGTTTACAGCCAGATGACAAGTCATTCCCTGCCTGATAGAAAGCAAAGAGAAGCTCCCagaatacatcccaaatggcaccatatctgttagtcagtcatcagtcatttgGACCAAAGccttatgtgccctggtcaaaagtaatgccctTAAAAGAGGACAGGGGGCTGTTTGGGACACAGGCCTGGTTGTGGTGTCTACATTGTACACCATGTTCAGTAACTTACACAAGGTCAAGGACACAACATACAGTAGTTACTCAACTAACTGTGGACGATGTCGACATTCTGTCTTGTGTGTGCCGACAATATTGACAAACTACTGGTCCCACAAGCTATGCTACGTCAAGTCTCATTTGAATTGTGATCCTTACTTTTTGAGTACAGAACTATAGTGTGATAATAAATACATGTATCTGCATcaaaaatggcatcctattccctctaGTGCATTAAAGCATGTAAATATATTTGAATTGAAAATTATGTGACTGCACAAAGTCAAATGTAATAAATTCATGTTGAACGAAGCTACAAGCAGCAAATAAGAAGGACTTTTATTAATATGATACTACAAACAAATACAacaatagaggtgtgtgtgtgtgtatgcatttgtgtacatgcatgcatgtggtcgtgcgtgtgtgtgaatgagggtatgtgacggtgtgtgtgtgtgtgtgtgtgtgtgagtgtgtgtgtgtgtgtgtgtgtgtgtgtgtgtgtgtgtgtgtgtgtgtgtgtgtgtgtgtgtgtgtgtgtgtgtgtgtgtgtgtgtgtgtgtgtgtgtgtgtgtgtgtgtgagagagagagagagagagagagagagagagagaatgaaggaggaGGTTGTGTGCactataggctactgtatgtgttacagtatgttgtcatGGTGATGTTAAAACACTTTCTCACAAACCCAGTTGAGTTTGCTGCGACATGACACGTCATTCCACAGTATGTTGTCATGGTGATGTTAAAACACTTTCTCACAAACCCAGTTGAGTTTGCTGCGACATGACACGTCATTCCACGCCTCCAGAGGACTCTGATCTTTACGTATCTGAACACAGTCCTCCACACCATATTCTGGTTTGCCATCACCATTATCAGGCTGATGTGaagaccagtacctacagggttaaaaacagtcagatatcatggttaataccagtacctacagggttaaaaacagtcagatatcatggttaataccagtacctacagggttaaaaacagtcagatatcatggttaataccagtacctacagggttaaaaacagtcagatatcatggttaataccagtacctacagggttaaaacagtcagatatcatggttaataccagtacctacagggttaacaacagtcagatatcatggttaataccagtacctacagggttaaaaacagtcagatatcatggttaataccagtacctacagggttaaaaaatcatcagatatcatggttaataccagtacctacagggttaaaaacagtcagatatcatggttaataccagtacctacagggttaaaaacagtcagatatcatggttaataccagtacctacagggttaaaaacagtcagatatcatggttaataccagtacctacagggttaacaacagtcagatatcatggttaataccagtacctacagggttaaaacagtcagatatcatggttaataccagtacctacagggttaaaacagtcagatatcatggttaataccagtacctacagggttaaaacagtcagatatcatggttaataccagtacctacagggttaaaacagtcagatatcatggttaataccagtacctacagggttaaaacagtcagatatcatggttaccagtacctacagggttaaaaacagtcagatatcatggttaataccagttaaaacagtcagatatcatggttaataccagtacctacagggttaaaaacagtcagatatcatggttaataccagtacctacagggttaaaaacagtcagatatcatggttaataccagtacctacagggttaaaacagtcagatatcatggttaataccagtacctacagggttaaaacagtcagatatcatggttaataccagtacctacagggttaaaaacagtcagatatcatggttaataccagtacctacagggttaaaacagtcagatatcatggttaataccagtacctacagggttaaaaacagtcagacatcatggttaataccagtacctacagggttaaaaacagtcagacatcatggttaataccagtacctacagggttaaaaacagtcagatatcatggttaataccagtacctacagggttaaaaacagtcagacatcatggttaataccagtacctacagggttaaaaacagtcagatatcatggttaataccagtacctacagggttaacaacagtcagatatcatggttaataccagtacctacagggttaacaacagtcagatatttGGTTAATActagtacctacagggttaacaacagtcagatatcatggttaataccagtacctacagggttaaaaacagtcagacatCACAGTTTGAACATCACCATCCTAAATAAGGTACCAACATGTTTCAGCTTAATGTACAGACATGCCATTATCAATGACAATAACCTGTATAGATAAAGGTTGAATGAACTGATAATTGGCCCCTTATTGTCAGAGTAGTTATCATCTCTTAGTCTGTGGTCAGTGTTGGTCCACCAGTTGAGTGTGGAGAACCTAGAGTATGAACAACACAGAGAATCAGTCCTTCTCCTTACACTGTGGTCAGAGTTATTATAACAGTAGTATATTAccttgggttggtcagtgttattagagcagtagtgtattaccttggggtggtcagtgttattagagcagtagtgtattaccttggggtggtcagtgttattagagcagtaatatattaccttggggtggtcagtgttattagagcagtaatATATTAccttgggttggtcagtgttattatagcagtagtatattaccttggggtggtcagtgttattagagcggTAGTGTATTACCATGGGGtagtcagtgttattagagcagtagtatatAACCTTgatgtggtcagtgttattagagcagtagtatattaccttggtggtcagtgttattagagcagtagtatattaccttggggtggtcagtgttattatagcagtagtatattaccttggggtggtcagtgttattagagcggTAGTGTATTACCATGGGGtagtcagtgttattagagcagtagtatatAACCTTgatgtggtcagtgttattagagcagtagtatattaccttggggtggtcagagGGGTGCCGTCCACCCATCTCCAGGTCCCCTCAGTAACAGAGTCAGTCAGACCAATCCAGACTCTCTTGTTGAGGTTGAAGAGAAACTCCTGTTGAAAAGAGATAAAAGATAGATATGTATAGGTATACCTGTTGcacatgtaacggatgtgaaatggcttgctagttagcggtgttcgcgctaaatagcgtttcaatcggttacgtcacttgctctgagaccttgaagtagtggttccccttgctctacaagggccgcggcttttgtggagcgatgggtaacgatgcttcgtgagtgactgttgttgatgtgtgcagagcgtccctggttcgcaccCGGGTATTGGCGGGGGACGGTCTAATGTTACACACACCCATatattctctgtctgtctgtctctctcgctctctctcgcgctctctctctctcacctgttcctTATTGTTGTTTATGATCACCAGATCTGCTCCTCTCTGCAAacagtcctctctgctctccttccaGGTTTTAGTCTCAGTAGACAGGAAGTACCAACTGGATTCAAACTTCTGCCAGCGTTCAGGACAGGTTTGTTCTACAAGATGAAAACATGAATTTCCTTCAAATGATCACATATTTTATGAAAGAATAGACACATGATAAAGTGTGTGGGATTACTGAAAATGTGTTACTGTAGGTTTACTCACTGAGACTGGTAAGCCATCCACtgagaacatctctctcagtctgtagctggtctctctctttagtcatggTGTTGTAATTGGTCTGTATCTTGTCTTGCTCTTTAGTCAGGGTgctgtaactggtctgtagctggtctctctctttagtcagggtgttgtaactggtctgtagctggtctctctctttagtcagggtgttgtaactggtctgtagctgttcTCTCAATTTTGAGTCATGATGACCAATGACTCCATCTGTATGTAGGAAAAGTTCATCAAACATGTAACTAAAACACCATTAATGAGTAAGTATGATTAAGTAGGCTACTTAAGTCTCAGTAAAAACATAGTAAActtacagtagacagacaggcctatgatcccagccagtaggagaacacacagcagcccc
This region of Oncorhynchus tshawytscha isolate Ot180627B unplaced genomic scaffold, Otsh_v2.0 Un_contig_4756_pilon_pilon, whole genome shotgun sequence genomic DNA includes:
- the LOC112221881 gene encoding CD209 antigen-like protein E isoform X2, coding for MSEGVYEISDGFEDDEPDAIKNTDIDDQLYANVRAFKPSPRDGVVASVHVQWWKRPSGVAAVCLGLLCVLLLAGIIGLSVYYGVIGHHDSKLREQLQTSYNTLTKERDQLQTSYNTLTKERDQLQTSYSTLTKEQDKIQTNYNTMTKERDQLQTERDVLSGWLTSLKQTCPERWQKFESSWYFLSTETKTWKESREDCLQRGADLVIINNNKEQEFLFNLNKRVWIGLTDSVTEGTWRWVDGTPLTTPRYWSSHQPDNGDGKPEYGVEDCVQIRKDQSPLEAWNDVSCRSKLNWVCEKVF
- the LOC112221881 gene encoding CD209 antigen-like protein E isoform X4: MSEGVYEISDGFEDDEPDAIKNTDIDDQLYANVRAFKPSPRDGVVASDGVIGHHDSKLREQLQTSYNTLTKERDQLQTSYNTLTKERDQLQTSYSTLTKEQDKIQTNYNTMTKERDQLQTERDVLSGWLTSLKQTCPERWQKFESSWYFLSTETKTWKESREDCLQRGADLVIINNNKEQEFLFNLNKRVWIGLTDSVTEGTWRWVDGTPLTTPRYWSSHQPDNGDGKPEYGVEDCVQIRKDQSPLEAWNDVSCRSKLNWVCEKVF
- the LOC112221881 gene encoding CD209 antigen-like protein E isoform X3, with protein sequence MSEGVYEISDGFEDDEPDAIKNTDIDDQLYANVRAFKPSPRDGVVASVHVQWWKRPSGVAAVCLGLLCVLLLAGIIGLSVYYGVIGHHDSKLREQLQTSYNTLTKERDQLQTSYSTLTKEQDKIQTNYNTMTKERDQLQTERDVLSGWLTSLKQTCPERWQKFESSWYFLSTETKTWKESREDCLQRGADLVIINNNKEQEFLFNLNKRVWIGLTDSVTEGTWRWVDGTPLTTPRYWSSHQPDNGDGKPEYGVEDCVQIRKDQSPLEAWNDVSCRSKLNWVCEKVF
- the LOC112221881 gene encoding CD209 antigen-like protein E isoform X1 gives rise to the protein MSEGVYEISDGFEDDEPDAIKNTDIDDQLYANVRAFKPSPRDGVVASVHVQWWKRPSGVAAVCLGLLCVLLLAGIIGLSVYYGVIGHHDSKLREQLQTSYNTLTKERDQLQTSYNTLTKERDQLQTSYSTLTKEQDKIQTNYNTMTKERDQLQTERDVLSGWLTSLKQTCPERWQKFESSWYFLSTETKTWKESREDCLQRGADLVIINNNKEQEFLFNLNKRVWIGLTDSVTEGTWRWVDGTPLTTPRYWSSHQPDNGDGKPEYGVEDCVQIRKDQSPLEAWNDVSCRSKLNWVCEKVF